ACAGAGTGATGTTAAAAAGTATATGACCTTATTCGGGTATTCCTCTACCATTTAAAACTTTTAGCGAAACTGATTTCTTAATATGATATTAGAACTCAGTTTAGAGAGAGGCTCAGATTCGAGTCTTTTTAAATcctaattatttaatttaatattccAGTGATCACTTTAAAAATATCACTTTcttatttaaaaatattacaaGGGATTAAAACATATATCATGTAAATAAGAAAGATTATTAGAAAAATGTTTAAGAATGTTGATGTTCAAGAGTGACTCGACAGCTCCTAAGCTTGCCTAATGAAAGCGGTGAAGAGGCACCCTCGAATTTGTAAACCCCACTAACTAATTTGTCATTTTGAATCACACATGAGTGTCCATATAAAATTCCCATGTACCTTCCCACACCCTATCCTTACCCTCCTCAACATTTTCTCATTTAGTTCTTATGTCTTGTAGTAATATAATCTGTGTGTCTGATTTGTTCTTCACATCATAGTCACACACACCACTTGTATTTAACTCCAATCAGGTTGTAGTTATATGCTTACAGATTTATTTATACCCAAATCTAGTAAATCTCATACTTTTTTTGTTGCCATTTTTACATTTTCTTGGAAACTGGAGAATCATCAAAAGTAGTAGTGAGTGACTGAAAATGGAATGCTAGCTTAGCCTATTTTCAGGTAACTCTACTCCTCTTTTCAACTACCCTTTTTCTTGTTAATCAAGAATCAGATgtggagagggagagggagagtgggagagagaggagagagagagagagtggagagagagagagagttggagagggagggagagagagagagagagtgagtggGAGAGAGAGTAAGAGCGAGAGGGAgggacagagagagagagagagagagagagagagagagagggagggagagagagggagggaggcTGATTAAACCATTTTTTTGCAGAAACTCATTGTACCATTTATGTATTACTATGTTTCTTGTTTTCTTACTAAAGTTTTTTTTTTCACTTAAAGATTTCTACTTTGTGATGAAGTAACCAGGGTCGTTTTTCTGCATAACACAAACAGATTATTTATATGCAtatgtgtatgtatttgtttATTGCTGTAACCTCTGGGACCAATTTTTGTAGAGAAAATGGAGGAATAATAGTAGTAGTATCAGTTAAAATCTAGACTGGGGACCAGTACTTCTAAAATGTGTAAAATGTTTATCTATTCTATGTGTCTGTGTGTGTCAAATATTCTAGCATTAGTCAATTCAGTGCCAAAATTTTTATGATTATATTGTAAAGAATTTATTGACCATGTATGAGACTATGAGCAACTTTGCTAGTGTCTCTATTATCATTCATTATTCTTACCACTGTTAATTCAAAGATTGCAATCTATCTTTCAATTATTGTGTTATGGAAGGAGAACAAAGGACACACTGTTATGTGGGGTGCCATTCAATTGATGTTAAGATTGATTGGTGCCAGTATTTTCTTTTCCTAAAGATGTTTCACCATTTTTGTAGAAGTAAATTTGGTACATTTACCATTTTGACTAAATGACCTTAAGTTTGCTTTGATTTGTGTGGCACCTTCTGCTTATGCTCTTCAATATAACAGAGACTTTTATTTGGTTATGGATAGAAACAGTAGAACTTAAGAGTATGGTAGCCGATGTTATAGAATTTTTGTTGCTTGAGCTTGTATGTTCACATATTTGTATTGTTATCTTGATATGTACGTTCAGCTTTCGAAGTTTGTTTTTTAGTGATGCGATTTAGGTGTTGTGTGATTCAGTTCTGTAGCGGCCTATATTAAAAAGTGATATCTGGTGCCCGAGCTTGAAGAGTGTTTCGTTACTTTTTGGCGGTTTGAACATAGTTTAGTTTATTGAGTATTAGGAGTGAGGCAAGTTCATGTTATGATAAACtttataaattctgatgattctCAAGTTATTGATTGTGTTAGCTCCTATTTATAATTTAGTCTAGTTTTTTTTCTTGTCATATGTAtattatatgatttaattttgGCTAAACATTTTTAACAGTTATGCTCTGTTATCAGCCCAATTATGCATAATCATTCTTGTCATGATTAATGCAGATCTGAAAGTAAAAAGGATATCTTTTCATGAATTCCTCTGCGAAGATGGAGTGGAATGCAAAGTGGGACTGGGAAAACCTTGACAATTTCTGTTCGAAATACAATGGAACTCCCAATAAGCTAGAAATGGCCGATTGGGGAGATTTTGATGTTGGGTCTTTTCATTTGTCTGGTGCCATTGGTGATTCTGCCTCTGATGTCTGTCATGCTTCATCAGTAAAGAGCTGCGTATCAGGTTCAACTGATTGTTCATCAAAGGGAAGAGTCAAAGCATCTAATTTGACTTTTGATCCTTTTGGAGGATATACAGCAGATTTTAGCAAGAAGAAAGAGTGTGAAAAAGCTGAGCTAATAAGAAATTCCCCTTCGCTGGACACTTCAGTGGGATCTGCAGAGTTGTCAATTGGCCTCAAACTTGGTAAAAGGACATATTTTGAGAACTGTTCTACTGGAAATAACTCGAAAACCTCATCTTCTTCAAATATACCTGTAGCATCAGCTTCAACTGCAAAGAAACTCAGACCACCTTGTCAAAATGGACCAACTCCACGATGCCAGGTTGAAAACTGCAACCTGGATCTTTCATCGGCTAAAGAGTATCACCGGAAACATAGAGTCTGTGAAAGTCATTCCAAATGTTCGAAGGTTGTTGTAGGAGGTCTAGAACGCCGGTTTTGCCAACAGTGTAGCAGGTAAGCATCTTATAGAATTACTAGTTCTCAGGCTTAAGTAACTTTGTAATTGTTCATTCCCCTAATCTTCTTTCAATCATGAAGGTTCCACAGTTTGTCAGAGTTTGATGAAAAGAAGCGAAGCTGTCGCAAGCGACTTTCTGATCACAATGCCCGCCGCCGCAAGCCGCAACATGAAACTATTCACTTCAAATCTACTAGCATGTCATCGATTTACGGTATCATTTTTCTGAACTCCTCGGCCAACCTCATTATTGTATCAACTATTTTTTTAGTTTGATTTTTCTGCAAGACAGTCTATTCACTATTGACATGTTGCGACGTAGAAAACACACCGATAAAGTTATTATTCATATCTAACATTTGACATGCTTATAAATTTTCAGAAGGGAGGCAACAAATGAGTTTTGCTCCTATTTCTGACAGTAGACCTACTGAGGATTCTAGTTGGGAAATCATGAACAGCTACAAATATGCACTAACCAAGGAGCATTTGCTTAAGCCCCAAATACCTGGAGCTGTCAATGTGCAAAATCACTTACCATGGTCTAGGCTACCACATGCCATCAGCATGCCAGCTCAGAATTCAAGTAGGCTTTTGCAATGCAAGGGAAGTTCAGAAGGATTTAGTCAAGGTTTGTCTTCATTGCCTTCTTTGACACTTGTCCTATATTTTTTTCTTTATGTTTTGAATGAAAGGAACTTAGATTAGTTGTTTCGTTACTTGCTTCCTTGAGCTAAATTCTCTATTATATTGTTGGCACTGGTCCATGTAGTTGTTATTAACTAACATTTAGCATAAGAACTTTCTTTACTACCTCTGAGCTCTGCCAAGAGCCATAGAACTTATAGTTATCCAGTTATGTTTGTTATGACTGCTGGTAATCTTAATTGACGGGCCTTATATACTTCTGGTTTCTTGTACCTTTGTCCTTTGCTTTGAGTTACAAAGAACAAGAAGCTAGGTCCAGGTTGTTTAAGCATTAACAAAAACATTTTTGTCCTTATTTTAATAAAATCCGGTACTAATCAAGCACAATTTAGGCCTATGATATGATTTGTGAGGATTGGATTCCATCTTCTTGTAGCTTTGACTAGGAAATCGTTTAAGTCGGTTTTTACTATCTCTTTTAAGTTAAGGTCGAGCCTGCAGAAGAGGAAGGTTATTACTTATTATGGTTCATCCAGTTCTAAGTTCCAAGCTTGAGCTCTTTACTAACTTTCCACTGTCGAACCCTGATTGAAAGGGGAATCTCTTCGTGTTGAGGTTCATTCTGTTCGTAAACATCTGATAATTCTTTTTCTCAACCTTTAACTTTCCCGGTCTTCTTTAAGAAAGAAGTGCAATCTGAATGTATGGGTTGAGCTAATAGATTCTATTGATGGTACATTCTGTTGTAGTGAGCTCAACTGGCTCTAAGACCTTGCTGAACCCGAATAAGATTGCTGGATGAATGTTCAGCTAGAAGAAATTTAAATGTAGTGTGGGAGCAAGATTAAGGAAAATCACAAGAAGAAGTGAATTTCTTAAATAGATGTAGAGAACAGAAGTAATCATGAGATAGAAGGGAAAGCATCTTAGAACATTTTAATGAGACATCTTTGTGTTATCACTTACCCATGGGGTAGTGACGTAGTGTACAGTTTAAGGCTGATTCATGCTTTCATGGGTTAATATCAAAACTCATGGATACAAACCAAAGGAACGGAAGCCTTATTCCATAAAATTATTGGAGAAGCTCAGCAGAAATAAACGAACATGAAATTAAGGGCCAGAAAGTAGTATACACTATGTTATTGATGATGCCTAGTTGCGGAGTAATGAGGCAACAAATATAAAGTATAATTATAACAGAATCATGAAATGTGACGAATCATTGTAGTAGTCATTACAAGTTACAGTGATTTCATTTCAAATTGTTTGCACAAGTTATGCTTGTACTAAGATTAACTAAATACTGATTTTCTGTGTGTGCCATATGGTTTTATTTTCTGCTGCTTAATGTTGGACATTAAACCACTTGCCTATGATCCTACAAGAAGAGAAACAAGTATAACACTgaaatccattttatcattactcATTAGACTGGAGAAACAGCTATTTTGAAGTTCCGAGTACTGTGAAGCTTTATTTAGTTCAGAATCTCAAACTATTATGCATTGTTGGCTAAGTTTGGGAAAACCTTTTGTTAAAGATTGGGTAGCGTTTTGTAAAAATTATTCACCTTGTGCTGAAATCATGCAAGTTAATCTAATTGATGACTGAATGGTGTTTTGAGTTGCAGGCATCCCAAGGTCCGTGTTCTCATCCAACATCGATGCTGCAACAGACCTTCATTGTGCTCTCTCTCTTCTGTCAACCAATTCCCAGGGTTTGTGTGACCAAGGGTCTGTTAATCACTACTCCTTTGATGCAACTTACAAGAACATTTCTCCTCATACGATTCATGCAATACCCCAAAGTTTGCCATCTGCTTCATCAGAGTGCTGGCAGACTGAGGATACACACCTCTTGGCTTCAAACATTACATGTGGCAGCAACTATCAAGAAAATCAGCTTCTCTCAGCACCACATGGCAGTGGTTTCTATTCCAACTAATCGATCAGGTGTTTCAAATCTTTTGCCAGTGTGGAAATGTTAATACTTGCGATTCTGAATGCTCAGCTAAGCAATTTGGTAGATGTAGACGCTAATGGACATGTGTAGAGCCTGCGCGTTTTAGGGCTCCTCGCGGCCTTCAGCTTatttattttggaattatttTATGATTGTCTAAGATATTGATAACTTGAATTAGATTCTTGCGGTTACCTGTAGCTTGTGGTTCAAAAATTTGTTGCATGCCAAGTTCAAGGAGTAAAACAAAATTACAAACGGAATATATGTCACAGTTGTTACACAACTCTGAATACTAATCCCTTTTgcatttaaaattttattttgaaaaGCTCATACTCTAAGCACATTGTTATAAACCAGAAAGATGAGAGAGTTACAATATCAATAAAACttgttaataataatattagaTTCTTGTAAGTGAATGTCATCAAAAAGACCAAAAATTAACATCTCTTGCTTTCGGTGCATCAAAAAGGcccaaaaattaaaattaaaattccaAAGGTCCAGTAGCCCAGTTAAGTAGTACCAGGTTGTGGATCAATGAGCCCACCAAGTAACATTAAAATTAAAATCGCATGATATGCACATGATTTTATAGTAACATTTCTTTTTTAATGAAATTCCTTTTTCAACAAAAAAAACAAATATGATTCTATATAATTGTATCTAAGATGACCGAGGATAAATTTTTACAATTAGAACAACCCATTGTGCTCAATTGTGGCCGAATTTAACTCCGGATGACATTTTGGCGATTAAATTAATAAGAGAAAAATGGGTTCAAAGATGATCTCACGTAACTCTTCTAACCCTCGATCATAAACTTCTTCCATACAAATTTAATGGCATTTTTTTAAATAGTAATAACTCATCCTGAAATTATAAATTTACCCTACTGTATTTATATGAAAAAATGACATAACCTCCATGAGATCATTCTCATTTACATGATTCTCAATTAATAAAAGATGGCCAAGTAATACTTTTGTTTTATACTAAAATGGTGCAAAAGCCGACATAATGTCTAACCATTTTACTACGAACTTGCAACTCCGTCCACCAAATTGTATTACTGGGGATTAGAGCTGCAAACGTACAGAATCGGGCCGTCTAAAGTTGAGTctatcataattttttttaaaacaagtTGAGCCGAGTTTAAAAACCAATCCGAAAAAAATGTTCACGATTAGCTCGTTtacgagccgaacacgagtttATTTACTGACAAAATTCAGCTCATAGGTTAAAATTTAACCTTTTTATACATTACGGTGACAAAGTTAAAGTAGCTAAATGTATGTAGTACAAAAACTTTGATGTTATCGCTTGTACATTAGTTGTAGTAATACAGAGAGAACAATGGAGTTTTACACAACATTATTATCATCTGTCATGTTGTTGAGCTCATATGCCGACCAAGAAAATCTTGAATCTAGTTAAAAGAAGCAGCATCAGCCATTTGTTGGGAGCAGATCGGATGGCTGATTTTGTTGGCTCAGGCCTCTGATTTGTATTTTGGAAGAAGCTATTTGTGTACAAATCACGTTATTATTATATACAAACAAACAAACAGTCAACAACGACGGGACAATTGCACACTGTGGCGACAATAACCACCTCCTTGCCTATGCTTACATGTTACTTATATGCATAGCTGCGGTTTTAACTTGTATAGCACTTATTTTTAACATAAATTCGTATAGCGTTTTCTCTTTAACTTATAATAGGTTTTTCCTTGCCTATGATCACATGTTACATATATGCTTTGCTGCAGTTTCAACTTGTATAGCGCTTATTTTTAACGTAAATTCGTATAGTGTTTTTTTCTTCGACTTATAATTGGTTTTTATGCAAGTAAAAAATGCTTGAATAATATTTAAGTTACCGAGTTGAATTATGAAATACTGATCATGGATTTAGatgattatgtgattaattaatcGAGTTTGGATTAAATGATTCAagtatgaaatttataaaattttcctttataaattgttaataataatttatggtaaatttcagaaaAAGTGATTATACCTTAAAATTTAGTAGTATTATTTGGAAAAATGCAAGTCAACACTTTTTGTTTTTCATATATCAGTCTAGTTCCATCGGTTGCCTACTTTTCTTTGTTTTTTAGTACTTGTTttattgactcatgagcaatTAGTAAATTAACAAGTAAAAATATATACGAGACATATGTTTAACAAGTTCAACTTTGAAATCATTTATTTGTTTGGCTAAGTAGAACACAAACAAAGAATTGCGAGCAACGACCAACTTtagattttgtggtttaaacgTCACTTATTCATCTTCATTTTAGATTATAGGAGTTTCTAAACTTAATTAAGTACAAGGTTGGTAGTTTTAGTTaagtattttttttaataatgCAGATATCATTATTGCAGTCATTTGTTCTGTGAGATTATGGTTGTGATAAATGTGAATTCGTTAAAGAACATATATATGGTTGAATTAAATTTTACAAACTTTAGGGATGTTGGCATAAGTCACGTAACGAGTGACGGTCACTATTATAAATTTCGGAAATCAGAAGTATTTGGTTGAGATACCAATTTATAATTTATCGGAAATCGGTCAAATCGACAAATATTTTTAACCgatttttgagcgatttatcgacaatttttgaaaaattagCTTATTTCTATAACAGAGGTGAGAGTTATTTTGTGCCTATTCCTCGTTTCTTTATGAAATGAAATTTTGTGTCGATTTTCACAAAATACATTCGGTTTGTCCGTATATAAATATATGTGTTATATGTAAAAATTGATACATAATGATATATGAAAGTATGTAAAAATTCAACAAAAAAATTTTGATGATATAATTATAAAGTAAGAATGATAATACCTCAATTCATAATTTTATTGAGATGTGACTTGTCTATATTTTTATTAGATGAATTAAGCCCTTCCCTTTCAATCGAAACGATTAATGTGAAAAGATCGCTTGCTTTTTTTGTAAATTCAGGAAATGGATAAAATACCAAGAtatgattattataaaaataataatcaatcaattaattaaaatttgattaaagAAGACAAGACGAGATTCAATAGGGTTAGGGTTTTGCCCGTGAGTGGACCGATAAATACATTAATAAAAGTATGTCACCTGATAAATGCGATAAGATATTTAATCATCTAAACAAAAAATCGAATATATGTAATCGAATTTTCTGTTGTGCGCATGGGCACATAATAAGAAGACATGTGTCAAAATTTGATTGGTTTTTCAATCATAAATGTTGATAGACCCCCTACATTTACATCAGTTCCACCAATTAAAACactctaaatttataaaatttagtgtTTAATGTGTGCTCATAGACACTTGACAAACCTatatctatatattataaattgcTGGATAACTCTTTTTAAAGGTTTGATATCTATATTTTGGTTCCGATATGATTTTTAATTTGAATTTGACCCATTAGACTATCCATTTTTAGGTTTGGTATCCATATTAGATTTATAAAATACCCATGTACTTATTATGACCCATTTTAAATATAGAAACTTTGCAatacaattttaaatatgaattgtgttatttatggtaagttttttttttgaaaaccaCTTATGGTAAGTTCTTAGTACAAATTTGAAGCAGAGTTTAAATTTTAACAAATCTATTTATAGAAataatctcataaaatatataacataaaaataacatatgtaacgaaagtagttcttaaataaatttattataatatgtaaatgtcatacacttattatatagataatttaatcattcataatcatattattcaatttgaattataaatttatttatttattttattaaataatttttgagatCCCGTGTACAAAGCACGGGTTATAAACTAGTATAATAAGAATGTGTGATGAGTGTTTATTCCAACAAAATACAAAGTTGTCACTCTCACGGTGAAATTTACAAGAAGAGAAAAAATAATGTTTGAATTACAACTTTGATTTGAACAAGATTAAATAACCAACCCCATTTAGTTCATCTCCGCTGGAGAATCAAGACATCTGTATCCTGTACTACTAGTACTATATTCAATTCAATTCCACTACTCCCTATTAAACTAGTACATTGAAACTGTGGGTCACtttcttcatttaaaatatatGGGTCGCCTCTACGTGTTATTATTCTATTGCTAATACTAATACAATACAGTTACACCGTAGACTCGACTCGTTCCTTGTCCCATTTTATGTAAATCATTTTTTATCCGGATgtcttgaattttttttaattttttatcgATTTTATATGGTGTGCTCGTGAGCATACAGTAAACacaaatttttataaatttaatttattttgattgACCAACATTTATTAATAATAATGAAATCTTGCATTTACAACAACTATACCTATCAAACATTCCAAATTTTTAAGTTTCAGTATTTAATACGTGTCTGTCCATTTACACACATTAGACACATTAGAACGATTCTTAAAAAATATTAAGGTGTTAAGAGTGGAATTATCAGACTAATATCTCATATCATTAACGGTATACTTCACTTATTTAACATCCGGAAGCTTTAAAATATATGTtaaatttagtcatatgaaacCTATAAGTTAAGTGCAGTGAATAGTGATTATAATTTTAACGTAAGCCATAAGAGCATAAGAATAAATGGCCTTTAATACAAATTAGATTAAATTTTATTTTTCGAAATAATAAAATATGCTGTAACAGTTGAATGTCGATTTTTTATAATATATGCACACTCTGGTCAAATACTGACCATCATCTCCTTGGTCAATCTCCATAGAAAAACAAGAGACGTGTTATAAGATCCATAACTTCACTTCTTCACAGTTTAGACTTTTTCAACATTCACATttctccttctctctctctctcaatctcgATCTCTTTcctttttcaaatttttttgaaaaaaaatatgaaggaGAATGTAAACACGAGATTAATCTTCAATGACAAATCAAAGTATTTAATCATCGGCGTCGGCATCCTCATCGCCGGCGGTTTATTCATCTCAACTCTCCTCTTAAACATCAACACTCCTTTCATCTGTACGTTCGCCGGCGCAAAATACGATCCGACAAGCACGCAACTGGAGACAATTTTACACTACGCAACCTCGCGCGTGACGCCCCAACAATCACAAGCCGAGATTAGGTTATCATTCGATGTTTTAAAAGCACGCGCGCCATGCAACTTCCTCGTGTTCGGTCTAGGTCACGACTCGCAAATGTGGCACGCGTTTAATCCAGGTGGCACCACGCTATTCCTCGAAGAAGATCCCAAGTGGGTCGAAACTGTCTTACATGACGCGCCTTTTTTACGTGCAAAGTACGTGAAATATCGAACACAACTACAACAAGCTGATCAGTTACTACAAACGTACCGGTCCGAACCAGATTGTAATCCGACAAAACAAGTCCCATTAAAACAAAACGAGCGGTGCAAGTTAGCACTAAACATGTTGCCGGACGAGGTGTACGATAAGGAGTGGGACCTGATAATGATCGACGCGCCACGTGGATACTTCGCCGAGGCGCCGGGGAGAATGGCGGCGATATATTCAGCGGCGGTGATGGCGCGGAACAGGAAGGGATCAGGTGTGACGCATGTGTATTTGCATGATGTGGATCGTAGGGTTGAGAAAATTTACGCCGAGGAATTTTTGTGTCGGAAAAATTTGGTGAAAAGTGAAGGGCGATTGTGGCATTTTGAAATTGCGTCGGTGGTGAATTCGACTGTGAAATCTGATCTTTTTTGTTAGATTTGATTTTGATTCTACTGTCGAATCTGTATGTCTGTGTGTGTTTTTTTCACCTACTTTAATTTTTTTAGTTACCCCGTTTACGTACCTTTGTGTACTATATATTCAAAATTTGAAAACCCTGCTTTGGGTTTCGTATTTTGTTAGCTTTTCTTGTGTTGTTTACAATAAGAACATGatattttacttatttttttgtaaaatgtTATTTTCTGaactttttttttatttctaGAGTAAAAAAACGTGAAATTACCAAATTATCCATGTCTTAGATTTTTTTAAGAGTTTTTTTATTGTGAATGCAGGGGTAGTTTTATCTTTTCACTCATTCTTTATTCTGGAAATAAGAAAAATGCCCTGAAAATAACATTTTCCATTTTTTACTATTCAGGAACATATATATTCAGGTTTGAGCCGAGGATAGTGTTGATTTTAcgtattttttagaatttttgtaACATACATGTTTAAGTTTTGAGAGAATGTTGCTCGATAAATGCTAAAAAAAAGGTGGCTCATATATTAACGAGAAATGGTGAAAATTTAGATTTACTTTAATAAAATGACGAGAAAGAAAAGAGAGACTGTTTCCGTAAAAATAAAATTCGGGACCATTAAGATGGTAATATGTGATTTTTAGTTCCAGCCCTACACCTAAATGTAAGACTTTTGTACAAAGTTTTGGACTTTTTTTGGGCACGCTGAAGGAGAGTTTCTGGTCGCCACATTTAAGTGTAGACTAATAATAGGAGCCCAATTACTAAGACTAATGGATTATTTCTCTTATCTATTTTTAAAATAGGCTCTAAAAAGAAGCTGAGGTGGctaatatttgaatatttttgTGGGACTTGTTAAATATAAGTTGGTTGGCTTTGATTAATTTGTCCGACATATTGCAAGTGTATCATTATTTCTAGTTGGTTTGGGGCAGTCCGGAGATCTCTGGGCCTGTTTGATTCCACTGTTTGCAGCCTTGGCATTAATCGCTTTCCAAACTGATATGATATCTTTAAAC
This genomic interval from Apium graveolens cultivar Ventura chromosome 8, ASM990537v1, whole genome shotgun sequence contains the following:
- the LOC141677641 gene encoding squamosa promoter-binding-like protein 12 is translated as MNSSAKMEWNAKWDWENLDNFCSKYNGTPNKLEMADWGDFDVGSFHLSGAIGDSASDVCHASSVKSCVSGSTDCSSKGRVKASNLTFDPFGGYTADFSKKKECEKAELIRNSPSLDTSVGSAELSIGLKLGKRTYFENCSTGNNSKTSSSSNIPVASASTAKKLRPPCQNGPTPRCQVENCNLDLSSAKEYHRKHRVCESHSKCSKVVVGGLERRFCQQCSRFHSLSEFDEKKRSCRKRLSDHNARRRKPQHETIHFKSTSMSSIYEGRQQMSFAPISDSRPTEDSSWEIMNSYKYALTKEHLLKPQIPGAVNVQNHLPWSRLPHAISMPAQNSSRLLQCKGSSEGFSQGIPRSVFSSNIDAATDLHCALSLLSTNSQGLCDQGSVNHYSFDATYKNISPHTIHAIPQSLPSASSECWQTEDTHLLASNITCGSNYQENQLLSAPHGSGFYSN
- the LOC141678596 gene encoding arabinogalactan O-methyltransferase 2-like, giving the protein MKENVNTRLIFNDKSKYLIIGVGILIAGGLFISTLLLNINTPFICTFAGAKYDPTSTQLETILHYATSRVTPQQSQAEIRLSFDVLKARAPCNFLVFGLGHDSQMWHAFNPGGTTLFLEEDPKWVETVLHDAPFLRAKYVKYRTQLQQADQLLQTYRSEPDCNPTKQVPLKQNERCKLALNMLPDEVYDKEWDLIMIDAPRGYFAEAPGRMAAIYSAAVMARNRKGSGVTHVYLHDVDRRVEKIYAEEFLCRKNLVKSEGRLWHFEIASVVNSTVKSDLFC